From a single Crateriforma spongiae genomic region:
- a CDS encoding sulfatase-like hydrolase/transferase, with amino-acid sequence MRMKRSFTLRLFGFSFLSFLISVTELPSAGYADEPPAGFTSLLADDSLDGWSHQGNWSIDSGVVAREGSGGPLTYQGGPLPDNFELRFEWKVAKGSNSGIYYRPGQYEYQILDNTTHRDGTNPRTSAASLYFCMQPSRDVTRAAGQWNTGRIVCKDTVIQHWCNGVKVIDFDYEDPRWQFHVDLLNKRGGNLSDRGGKLWLQDHGDPVWFRNIYLRTIPDEESLQRSEVTPANIPNDVLKKEAEKLEGIMKRRQQAREAADEKQSATRRPNIIYVMADDLGYGDLGCYGQSKIRTPNLDQMAAEGIRFTDHYAGHTVCRPSRLVLWTGQHVGHTRLIGNASHNLTGSETTVARLLQDAGYATGGVGKWALGNVDTPDEIDNAGHPNNNGFDYWFGYMNQSNAHNYYPAFLWENDRVVTLKGNVIDDVPNGRGRVAKAKVTYSHDVMVEKAFEFIRRNASAPFLLHMHLTIPHANNEAGRVHGDGMEVPDYGIYANESWPNPEKGFAAMIGRLDSDMGRLFDLLDEQDIAKDTLVIFTSDNGPHHEGGHDEEFFDSNGVLQGSKRSMHEGGIRVPFIARWPGKISAGTTSDWPSAFWDFLPTACHLAGVAPPKSIDGVSYLPALLGQTPAGGDRYLYWASSEGDTSVGIRRGRWKLVNYPPTQKRRSKTGIPAIAENGWRLFDLANDPAEENDLAGQHPERVRRMLEEVRDDGLWDEPQPAHGLKN; translated from the coding sequence ATGCGAATGAAACGCTCCTTCACGCTACGATTGTTCGGCTTTTCGTTTCTATCCTTTTTGATAAGCGTCACCGAATTGCCTTCGGCGGGATACGCAGACGAACCACCGGCCGGATTCACCTCGCTTTTGGCCGACGATTCGCTGGACGGTTGGTCGCACCAAGGAAATTGGTCGATCGACTCCGGAGTGGTTGCACGTGAAGGTTCGGGCGGACCATTGACCTATCAAGGCGGACCGCTGCCGGACAATTTCGAGCTACGGTTCGAATGGAAGGTCGCCAAAGGCAGCAACAGCGGCATCTACTATCGGCCCGGCCAGTACGAATACCAGATTTTGGACAACACGACGCATCGCGATGGAACGAACCCACGAACCAGCGCAGCGTCTTTGTATTTTTGCATGCAGCCGTCACGTGATGTGACACGCGCCGCCGGTCAATGGAATACCGGCCGCATCGTCTGCAAGGACACCGTGATTCAGCATTGGTGCAACGGTGTGAAGGTCATTGATTTTGACTACGAAGATCCTCGATGGCAGTTCCATGTCGATCTGCTGAACAAACGCGGCGGCAATCTTTCCGATCGTGGTGGCAAACTATGGCTACAGGACCATGGCGATCCGGTTTGGTTCCGCAACATCTATTTGCGAACCATCCCAGACGAAGAATCGCTGCAGCGGTCCGAAGTCACCCCAGCCAACATCCCAAACGACGTGCTGAAGAAGGAAGCCGAGAAACTTGAAGGGATCATGAAGCGACGCCAACAGGCACGTGAAGCTGCGGACGAAAAACAATCGGCAACGCGACGTCCGAACATCATCTACGTCATGGCGGACGACTTGGGATACGGTGACCTGGGCTGTTACGGGCAATCGAAAATCCGCACTCCGAACCTGGATCAAATGGCAGCCGAAGGAATTCGTTTTACTGATCACTATGCCGGGCATACCGTTTGCCGGCCGTCGCGATTGGTGCTTTGGACCGGCCAGCACGTCGGCCACACACGACTGATTGGCAACGCATCCCACAATTTGACCGGTTCGGAAACCACGGTGGCCAGACTGTTGCAAGACGCCGGTTACGCGACGGGCGGTGTCGGCAAATGGGCTTTGGGAAACGTCGATACGCCTGATGAAATCGACAACGCTGGGCATCCCAACAACAACGGCTTTGATTACTGGTTTGGATACATGAACCAGTCCAACGCTCACAACTACTATCCGGCATTTCTGTGGGAAAATGATCGCGTCGTCACTTTGAAAGGAAACGTTATCGATGACGTTCCCAATGGACGTGGCCGTGTGGCAAAAGCCAAAGTGACCTACAGCCACGACGTGATGGTGGAAAAGGCTTTTGAATTTATACGCCGCAATGCATCGGCCCCTTTTTTGTTGCACATGCATCTGACGATTCCCCACGCCAATAATGAAGCCGGACGCGTCCATGGGGATGGAATGGAAGTTCCCGATTATGGCATCTACGCGAACGAATCGTGGCCGAATCCGGAAAAGGGTTTTGCAGCGATGATTGGCCGCTTGGACAGCGACATGGGTCGCTTGTTCGACTTGCTGGACGAACAAGACATCGCAAAAGACACGTTGGTGATCTTCACGTCGGACAACGGCCCGCACCATGAGGGTGGTCACGACGAAGAGTTTTTTGACAGCAACGGCGTTCTACAAGGGTCGAAACGTTCGATGCACGAAGGTGGCATTCGGGTCCCCTTCATCGCTCGATGGCCGGGGAAGATTTCCGCCGGCACCACCAGTGACTGGCCGTCCGCTTTCTGGGACTTTTTGCCGACCGCCTGCCATCTGGCAGGTGTCGCCCCGCCCAAATCCATTGATGGTGTCAGCTACTTGCCGGCCCTGCTGGGTCAGACCCCGGCAGGCGGAGACCGATACCTGTACTGGGCCAGTTCCGAAGGAGACACCTCCGTCGGCATCCGACGCGGTCGATGGAAACTGGTGAACTATCCGCCGACGCAGAAACGACGCTCCAAGACCGGTATCCCGGCGATCGCCGAAAACGGATGGCGTCTATTCGATCTGGCAAACGACCCGGCGGAAGAGAATGACCTGGCCGGGCAACATCCCGAACGAGTGCGTCGGATGTTGGAAGAAGTCCGCGACGACGGGCTGTGGGATGAACCACAGCCCGCCCACGGTTTGAAAAATTAG
- a CDS encoding macro domain-containing protein, which translates to MTSIETIVGDITAIPCDAIVNAANQTLLGGGGVDGAIHRVAGPALREACRQLPELEPNVRCPVGGCRITPAFGLPARHVLHCVGPIYRGGKHDEYQQLVSCYERAIWIAASLGLSHVTFPAISCGAYRFPIDKAAKISVRAVHKAVLSEPGIRRVTLVAFDDIMHRMWVKELQEVRAE; encoded by the coding sequence ATGACTTCCATCGAAACCATAGTCGGCGATATCACCGCGATACCATGCGACGCCATCGTCAACGCAGCCAATCAAACCCTGCTGGGCGGCGGTGGCGTTGATGGCGCGATTCACCGTGTCGCCGGGCCCGCGCTACGCGAAGCCTGTCGACAATTACCTGAGCTTGAACCCAACGTGCGTTGTCCCGTGGGCGGTTGTCGTATCACTCCGGCATTCGGTCTGCCCGCCAGGCACGTGCTTCACTGCGTCGGCCCCATCTATCGCGGCGGAAAGCACGATGAATATCAGCAACTGGTGTCTTGCTATGAACGCGCGATCTGGATCGCCGCTTCATTGGGTCTGTCACATGTGACCTTTCCCGCGATCAGTTGTGGTGCATATCGGTTTCCGATCGACAAAGCGGCAAAGATCTCGGTTCGCGCCGTTCACAAAGCGGTGCTATCCGAACCCGGCATTCGACGCGTCACGTTGGTTGCGTTTGACGATATCATGCACCGAATGTGGGTGAAGGAATTGCAAGAGGTCCGAGCGGAATAA